In Helianthus annuus cultivar XRQ/B chromosome 8, HanXRQr2.0-SUNRISE, whole genome shotgun sequence, a single genomic region encodes these proteins:
- the LOC110872394 gene encoding aspartic proteinase nepenthesin-1-like, producing MAPSIFHILLLILFHLLLATAPTSSARTPTRRKQTGFRAPLTRVKNPLEASLVTSRMTASKDEYLLSLAVGTPPKPFSAIMDTGSDLIWTKCKSSHDPGSFDPSKSISFVEINETCEMLGLSADCIQKYADGHSVSVTLAADALTVPGTGQNMHGGIFGCGIPDDENFMYDGVVGMGRGVLSLVTLSNQTIFSYCLGSRFDTETSSVLLTGSEASNYYDSDVQTTPLVTDASNYIITLEGISVGETKLAVTKNDFVTSDGGMVVDSGTTFMYLDARIIEMISNEFVNQTKLEKYTGSDKPYYTGLEHCFNAPGNVQIPNLVFHFEGADWELPKENYIYQQHGNDMACLAFVADDKQFIFGNMQQQNMMVIYDLYNNNLSFKPANCKLL from the coding sequence ATGGCTCCATCCATCTTTCACATCCTCTTGTTGATCCTGTTCCACTTACTTCTAGCAACCGCCCCCACGTCTTCTGCTCGAACTCCAACTCGAAGAAAACAAACCGGCTTTCGAGCCCCTCTAACTCGTGTTAAAAACCCACTGGAAGCTTCACTTGTAACATCTCGAATGACAGCTTCCAAAGATGAGTACTTACTGAGCCTAGCCGTCGGGACTCCACCTAAGCCATTTTCGGCCATCATGGATACCGGAAGCGACCTCATATGGACAAAATGCAAAAGCAGTCATGATCCAGGCTCGTTTGACCCTAGCAAGTCCATATCTTTCGTTGAAATTAACGAAACTTGCGAGATGTTAGGGCTTAGTGCCGATTGCATACAGAAATACGCAGATGGTCATTCGGTAAGTGTAACTTTGGCGGCGGATGCCTTAACCGTACCTGGGACCGGCCAGAATATGCATGGTGGTATATTTGGCTGTGGGATACCAGACGATGAAAATTTTATGTATGATGGAGTCGTGGGAATGGGGCGTGGGGTTTTGTCGTTGGTTACGCTGTCAAACCAGACCATCTTCTCATATTGTCTGGGCTCTAGATTTGACACAGAAACAAGCAGCGTTTTGCTAACCGGGTCTGAAGCAAGTAATTATTATGATTCTGATGTCCAAACTACGCCTTTGGTGACCGACGCGTCAAATTACATCATCACTCTTGAAGGTATCTCAGTAGGCGAAACGAAACTTGCAGTCACAAAAAATGATTTCGTCACCAGTGATGGAGGGATGGTAGTCGACTCAGGTACGACCTTCATGTACTTAGACGCACGTATCATTGAAATGATTAGCAATGAGTTCGTTAATCAAACAAAGCTGGAAAAGTATACGGGTTCTGATAAGCCATATTACACTGGGCTTGAACACTGCTTCAACGCTCCAGGCAACGTTCAAATCCCGAACCTGGTTTTTCATTTTGAGGGTGCAGATTGGGAGTTGCCAAAAGAGAACTACATCTATCAACAGCACGGTAATGACATGGCGTGTTTGGCCTTCGTAGCCGACGATAAACAGTTTATTTTTGGAAACATGCAACAACAGAACATGATGGTCATTTACGATCTTTACAACAATAATCTGTCGTTTAAGCCTGCAAACTGCAAGCTATTGTGA
- the LOC110872392 gene encoding U-box domain-containing protein 35, producing MDAGGGIDASDPSKQISEKQTRDLFLNFHCFCTRKEIQCYDVVLEDTNIAKALTEYVSYAAIEVLVVGASSRHGFIRFRSSDVPSHVMKSIPDFCTVYVISKGKISSTKKASKAVSFPSPLREKIEEQSSINLEASVQRKNSFSIKVPEITPKKPLPVLEDPETIRSPFNKGRGLNVKLLGGELSEPDTDLSFLSPAARQSCARMSAASAMNYDMSCVDLTPRVSGANDWSFESPYGGNNMGSMFPSTSNNPTSARTAEDVDNEMRRLKMELQKTMEMYSSACKDALTAKQKAGELERSRVEESSRPSEAKTGEDEAAELLEKEKERYQALIAKAHASKKIAELESQTRALEHPEEEQQELNSKQYRYRRYTIDDIERATSNFSVSKKVGEGGYGPVFKCVLDDTSVAIKILRPGAAQGRSQFQKEVEVLSCIRHPNMVLLLGACPEYGCLVYEFMDNGSLEDRLLRRGNTPPLSWQVRFKIAAEIVTGILFLHQTKPEPIVHRDLKPGNILLDQNFASKISDVGLARLLPASSLNEDVSQYKMTSAAGTMCYIDPEYQQTGMLGVKSDVYSLGIMLLQLITAKPAMGLAHQIRRSIDKGTLADMLDPTVTDWPVDEALGFAKLSIQCAELRRKDRPDLDKVVLPELNRLRALGEQNMTSPALDTSDP from the exons ATGGATGCAGGTGGTGGGATTGATGCTTCTGATCCAAGCAAGCAAATAAGTGAGAAGCAAACAAGAGACTTGTTCCTCAACTTTCATTGCTTCTGTACCCGTAAAGAA ATACAATGCTACGATGTTGTACTTGAAGATACAAATATAGCGAAAGCACTCACCGAATACGTTTCTTATGCTGCGATAGAGGTTTTAGTAGTTGGAGCCTCATCGCGCCATGGTTTCATCAG ATTTCGGAGTTCTGATGTTCCAAGCCACGTGATGAAATCGATACCAGATTTCTGCACGGTTTATGTCATCTCGAAAGGTAAGATATCATCAACAAAGAAAGCTTCAAAAGCAGTCTCATTTCCATCCCCTTTACGCGAGAAAATCGAAGAGCAATCTAGCATTAACTTAGAAGCAAGTGTACAACGCAAGAACAGTTTTAGCATTAAAG TACCAGAAATAACTCCTAAGAAGCCACTTCCGGTGCTAGAAGACCCCGAAACAATCAG GTCACCCTTTAATAAAGGGAGAGGGTTAAATGTGAAGTTGTTGGGTGGGGAGCTTTCTGAACCAGATACGGATCTATCGTTTCTAAGCCCAGCTGCAAGACAAAGTTGTGCTCGGATGTCTGCAGCTTCTGCAATGAATTATGACATGTCTTGTGTAGATTTGACCCCACGGGTTTCGGGTGCTAACGACTGGAGCTTTGAGTCACCTTATGGTGGAAACAACATGGGTTCAATGTTTCCTTCAACCTCAAACAATCCGACTTCAGCACGGACAGCG GAAGATGTGGACAACGAAATGAGAAGACTAAAGATGGAACTCCAGAAAACAATGGAGATGTATAGTTCAGCCTGCAAAGATGCACTTACAGCAAAACAAAAGGCCGGAGAACTCGAACGATCTCGAGTGGAAGAATCGAGTAGACCATCCGAAGCTAAAACTGGAGAAGATGAAGCAGCAGAACTtttagagaaagaaaaagaaCGATACCAAGCATTAATAGCGAAGGCACACGCGTCAAAGAAAATCGCGGAGTTAGAATCCCAGACTCGAGCACTCGAACACCCGGAGGAAGAACAGCAGGAATTGAATAGTAAACAGTATAGATACAGAAGATACACGATAGACGATATCGAAAGGGCAACAAGTAACTTCTCAGTGTCCAAAAAGGTTGGCGAAGGAGGTTATGGTCCAGTGTTTAAGTGTGTGCTTGATGATACATCTGTTGCGATTAAAATTTTACGACCCGGTGCTGCGCAAGGAAGATCACAGTTTCAGAAAGAG GTGGAAGTGTTAAGTTGCATTCGACATCCGAATATGGTTTTACTCCTTGGAGCATGCCCGGAATACGGTTGTTTGGTCTACGAGTTCATGGATAACGGTAGCTTAGAAGATCGTTTACTAAGAAGAGGAAACACCCCACCATTATCATGGCAAGTTAGGTTCAAAATCGCAGCGGAAATAGTTACCGGAATCTTGTTTCTCCACCAGACCAAACCGGAACCAATAGTCCACCGTGACTTAAAGCCTGGAAACATTCTTCTAGACCAAAACTTTGCGAGCAAGATAAGTGACGTGGGACTCGCGAGGCTACTCCCTGCTTCGTCACTAAACGAAGATGTCAGTCAGTATAAAATGACATCAGCGGCTGGGACGATGTGTTACATCGACCCAGAGTATCAGCAAACCGGGATGCTTGGTGTCAAATCAGATGTTTATTCTTTAGGAATCATGTTGTTACAGTTAATTACAGCCAAACCCGCTATGGGTTTGGCTCATCAAATTCGAAGGTCCATTGACAAAGGGACCCTTGCCGATATGTTGGACCCAACTGTGACTGATTGGCCGGTTGACGAAGCACTAGGGTTCGCGAAACTATCGATTCAATGCGCTGAGTTGCGGCGCAAAGATAGACCGGATCTTGACAAGGTTGTGTTGCCTGAGCTTAATAGGTTGAGAGCTCTTGGTGAACAAAATATGACATCTCCTGCCCTG GATACAAGCGACCCTTAA
- the LOC110872393 gene encoding acetolactate synthase small subunit 2, chloroplastic isoform X1 — MAALASTYSTTIHSRKPPSSSNLLSSFKPLDGTPTVFSPTLSSNPKKSHLKTLSVQATSGSVSTAVDSTTSMPRSKVRRHTISVFVGDESGMINRIAGVFARRGYNIESLAVGLNKDKALFTIVVSGTERVLEQVMKQLLKLVNVLKVEDISKEPQVERELMLIKINADPRYRLEVKWLVDIFRAKIVDISEKAITIEVTGDPGKMVAVQRNLSKFGIQEVARTGKIALRRERMGEDAPFWRFSAASYPDLEEMNKRTPLQAKKRTEYQESDKSAGGDVYPVESSDNHSFNQILDAHWGVLNEEDTSGLRSHTLSIVVNDAPGVLNIVTGVFARRGYNIQSLAVGHAEVEGRSRITTVVAGTDESIGKLVQQLYKLIDVHDVVDLTLMPFAERELMLIKVAVNSTARRNVLDIASIFRAKAVDVSDHTITLEVTGDVNKMVALQRLLEPCGICEVARTGRVALTRESGVDSSYLRGYSYPV, encoded by the exons ATGGCGGCACTCGCCTCCACCTACTCCACCACAATTCACAGTCGAAAACCACCGTCTTCCTCCAATCTACTGTCATCATTCAAACCTCTAGATGGCACACCAACCGTTTTCTCTCCAACTCTCTCTTCAAATCCCAAAAAATCTCATCTCAAAACACTCTCTGTGCAAGCAACCAGCGGGTCCGTTTCTACCGCCGTTGATTCGACTACATCCATGCCCCGGTCTAA GGTGAGGCGCCACACGATTTCAGTGTTTGTTGGTGACGAAAGTGGAATGATAAATCGGATTGCAGGAGTCTTTGCAAGGAGAGGGTATAATATCGAGTCACTTGCTGTTGGTTTAAACAAGGACAAAGCTCTGTTTACTATAGTTGTATCTGGGACTGAAAGAGTGTTGGAGCAAGTTATGAAACAACTTCTAAAGCTTGTTAATGTTTTAAAG GTTGAAGATATCTCAAAGGAGCCACAAGTAGAACGTGAGTTGATGCTCATCAAGATAAATGCAGATCCAAGATACCGTTTAGAG GTCAAGTGGTTAGTGGACATATTTAGAGCTAAAATTGTTGATATCTCAGAGAAAGCTATAACCATTGAG GTAACCGGTGACCCTGGGAAAATGGTTGCGGTGCAAAGAAATTTAAGCAAGTTCGGGATCCAAGAAGTTGCTAGGACTGGGAAG ATTGCGTTAAGAAGAGAAAGAATGGGTGAAGATGCTCCTTTCTGGAGGTTTTCAGCAGCTTCGTATCCTGACCttgaagaaatgaacaaaagaacTCCTCTTCAAGCCAAAAAGAGAACAGAGTATCAGGAATCTGATAAGTCTGCTGGG GGAGATGTTTATCCAGTAGAGTCATCTGATAACCATTCGTTCAATCAAATTCTTGATGCACATTGGGGTGTTCTTAATGAAGAAGAT ACAAGCGGCCTTCGATCCCACACTTTATCGATCGTTGTAAATGACGCTCCTGGAGTTCTCAATATAGTAACAGGAGTTTTTGCTCGTAGAGGCTACAATATTCAG AGTCTAGCAGTTGGTCATGCAGAAGTAGAGGGGCGTTCCCGCATCACAACTGTTGTCGCTGGTACAGATGAGTCAATTGGAAAGCTGGTTCAACAGCTATACAAGCTGATTGATGTTCACGAT gTTGTGGATTTAACATTGATGCCATTTGCTGAACGAGAGTTGATGCTGATTAAGGTTGCTGTGAATTCCACAGCCCGACGCAATGTTCTTGATATTGCAAGCATATTTAGGGCTAAAGCTGTAGATGTGTCGGATCATACAATTACACTTGAG GTTACTGGAGATGTGAATAAGATGGTTGCACTGCAGAGGTTGTTGGAGCCTTGTGGAATTTGTGAG GTGGCAAGAACGGGGCGCGTGGCACTTACCCGTGAATCAGGCGTTGATTCCTCTTACCTTCGTGGATATTCCTATCCTGTTTGA
- the LOC110872393 gene encoding acetolactate synthase small subunit 2, chloroplastic isoform X2, which translates to MAALASTYSTTIHSRKPPSSSNLLSSFKPLDGTPTVFSPTLSSNPKKSHLKTLSVQATSGSVSTAVDSTTSMPRSKVRRHTISVFVGDESGMINRIAGVFARRGYNIESLAVGLNKDKALFTIVVSGTERVLEQVMKQLLKLVNVLKVEDISKEPQVERELMLIKINADPRYRLEVTGDPGKMVAVQRNLSKFGIQEVARTGKIALRRERMGEDAPFWRFSAASYPDLEEMNKRTPLQAKKRTEYQESDKSAGGDVYPVESSDNHSFNQILDAHWGVLNEEDTSGLRSHTLSIVVNDAPGVLNIVTGVFARRGYNIQSLAVGHAEVEGRSRITTVVAGTDESIGKLVQQLYKLIDVHDVVDLTLMPFAERELMLIKVAVNSTARRNVLDIASIFRAKAVDVSDHTITLEVTGDVNKMVALQRLLEPCGICEVARTGRVALTRESGVDSSYLRGYSYPV; encoded by the exons ATGGCGGCACTCGCCTCCACCTACTCCACCACAATTCACAGTCGAAAACCACCGTCTTCCTCCAATCTACTGTCATCATTCAAACCTCTAGATGGCACACCAACCGTTTTCTCTCCAACTCTCTCTTCAAATCCCAAAAAATCTCATCTCAAAACACTCTCTGTGCAAGCAACCAGCGGGTCCGTTTCTACCGCCGTTGATTCGACTACATCCATGCCCCGGTCTAA GGTGAGGCGCCACACGATTTCAGTGTTTGTTGGTGACGAAAGTGGAATGATAAATCGGATTGCAGGAGTCTTTGCAAGGAGAGGGTATAATATCGAGTCACTTGCTGTTGGTTTAAACAAGGACAAAGCTCTGTTTACTATAGTTGTATCTGGGACTGAAAGAGTGTTGGAGCAAGTTATGAAACAACTTCTAAAGCTTGTTAATGTTTTAAAG GTTGAAGATATCTCAAAGGAGCCACAAGTAGAACGTGAGTTGATGCTCATCAAGATAAATGCAGATCCAAGATACCGTTTAGAG GTAACCGGTGACCCTGGGAAAATGGTTGCGGTGCAAAGAAATTTAAGCAAGTTCGGGATCCAAGAAGTTGCTAGGACTGGGAAG ATTGCGTTAAGAAGAGAAAGAATGGGTGAAGATGCTCCTTTCTGGAGGTTTTCAGCAGCTTCGTATCCTGACCttgaagaaatgaacaaaagaacTCCTCTTCAAGCCAAAAAGAGAACAGAGTATCAGGAATCTGATAAGTCTGCTGGG GGAGATGTTTATCCAGTAGAGTCATCTGATAACCATTCGTTCAATCAAATTCTTGATGCACATTGGGGTGTTCTTAATGAAGAAGAT ACAAGCGGCCTTCGATCCCACACTTTATCGATCGTTGTAAATGACGCTCCTGGAGTTCTCAATATAGTAACAGGAGTTTTTGCTCGTAGAGGCTACAATATTCAG AGTCTAGCAGTTGGTCATGCAGAAGTAGAGGGGCGTTCCCGCATCACAACTGTTGTCGCTGGTACAGATGAGTCAATTGGAAAGCTGGTTCAACAGCTATACAAGCTGATTGATGTTCACGAT gTTGTGGATTTAACATTGATGCCATTTGCTGAACGAGAGTTGATGCTGATTAAGGTTGCTGTGAATTCCACAGCCCGACGCAATGTTCTTGATATTGCAAGCATATTTAGGGCTAAAGCTGTAGATGTGTCGGATCATACAATTACACTTGAG GTTACTGGAGATGTGAATAAGATGGTTGCACTGCAGAGGTTGTTGGAGCCTTGTGGAATTTGTGAG GTGGCAAGAACGGGGCGCGTGGCACTTACCCGTGAATCAGGCGTTGATTCCTCTTACCTTCGTGGATATTCCTATCCTGTTTGA